AAGATTTATAGAATTTTATTAGCGATCGCCCATTTTATATTTTATCATCCTGTAAATCCTTTAATCTTGGATATCCTGATTCAGACAATTTTGCTAACATATTTCTTCACCACAAATTTATGAATCATAAAGTTTTTTATCTTGATGGTAAAAAAATTAATAGCAAACAAACATTTTTAAAACAAGCTGCTGAAGCAATGGAATTTCCTACATACTTCGGCGCTAACTGGGATGCTTTTGATAAATGTAATATTCAATCATTCCCAATAGTCGGTTTAAACCGACTTGAGCTTTTAGACAGGGAATTAATTCCCTGGCTTCTTATTTGGAGATTGTTTGTTGTGGTTGTCAGAATCAGGATTACCAGGATTTTAGGATGTACAGGATTGTTATTTATAGATTTTCTGTGAATATTTAATGATTATAAATTATAATTTAGAGAAAAATATATTTTCTATCATTCACAAAAACCTATATTTCCTAAAAAACATCCTGTTAATCCTCTAATCGGTGGATATCCTGATATGGCTGGCGCCACGCTATGTTATCAGACAATTTACTTATTTTCTAACCTCCTAGTAACATTAGGAAATTTTCAGCGAAATAAAAATATTTTCATGATTGACTTGAGAAAAATCACACATCGCGCTAGTCTTCATAGCGTCAACCCGTGAAACTCAAACCATGACAAACCACCCCCAAATACCCCCCTGTACCTGGAAACGTCCCATTGGCTTAGGCTGGGAGAAACCCTACACCGTCCGTTATCCTAGTAATATTGATGATGGTCCCTGGCACGGAATGCCTCTTGGTGGCTTTGGTGCAGGGTGTATAGGACGTTCTTCACGGGGAGACTTTAACCTGTGGCACATTGACGGAGGAGAACATACTTTCAAAACCGTTCCCGCTTGTCAATTTAGTATTTTTGAATCGGGACAAGCTTACGCATTATCTACCCAACCCCCAGAAGATCATAAACTGCAATCTTGGCAATGGTATCCACCTTCTCCCCTCTCTGTGGACGGGTTGGGGTCAGGTACATATCATGCACTTTATCCCCGCAGTT
The DNA window shown above is from Anabaena sp. WA102 and carries:
- a CDS encoding barstar family protein, giving the protein MNHKVFYLDGKKINSKQTFLKQAAEAMEFPTYFGANWDAFDKCNIQSFPIVGLNRLELLDRELIPWLLIWRLFVVVVRIRITRILGCTGLLFIDFL